TAAAAGCCTCGTATTTGAGTTAAACAAGTGGTGTAGTGAAAAAGGgatgtagtagtatttgtttaagAGAATCGAGAGGTGTTTGCACGTGGTGTGAAGACTGGTGCATACAGCTAGACCCATTACAATATGTCTCATTGCATTATTCGATACCCCAAACCAACTCTAgtctctatatatatcactAACACCGTCAATTAATCTTCAACCAAAAATGGCTTCAAAAGGTGTGCTTCTTGTCCTCGCCTGTTTTCTTCTCATCAACACCAAGGTATATATGGCCTCACctttttaagtattttcttactttaacATCATCCTTACAGTATAATAATGTGTTCATTTTGGGTAGGTTTCATCAGATGAGGAAAACAGATTCCTTAGTGAGGTGAATAATGCTTACAACAagccaccgccaccgccaccgccaccccTGCCTCCGGTAGTCAAGGTgaccccaccaccaccatctcCGTGCCCACCCCCTCCTCCGGTAGCCAAGGCATCCCCACCACCGCCActacctccacctccaccatCGCCACCAAGGAACACCAAAGGTAACTAACTTTCAACTATCCTTATATAATGCATACATTGATTTGTtagtaatactactaattaagcAAAAAATGGGTGAGCAGAGTGTGCTCCATTGTGTGTGGTTCGGTGCAAGAACCATTCGAGGAAGAACATATGCCTGAGGGCGTGCGTAACATGCTGCGCTAGATGCAAGTGTGTTCCACCGGGGCAGTATGGAAACAGAGAGAAATGCGGCAAATGCTACGCCAACATGACCACCCGCGGCGGCAAGCTCAAGTGTCCTTAATTCAGCACAATCTGCAAATTTTCTTCACTCCAAAACCAAgataaattatgagatttgCTCTACCTTATGTTATATTGATGGAgtgattaataaatagtagCAAAATGGAACTAGAAAGTTTGTTGATTCTGCCAAATCTATGAACTCGAATATATGTCTGTTTTCGCATCGGAACATCTCACTTAACTTATTCCATATTCAACTCAGATTCACCTTACTTATTAAGACTCTTGTCTCAAAATTTGTAACAACTTAATGTGTacaaaaaatatggaattacaatatttcaatatattagaTTCGTGTATGGtgaattgaatattttcatatatacggagtaatttaaatatattcagTACCATTTGAATCGGTCGCGCAATACAAGGCAACAACTAGTCACAGCTTTTTACTATTACAATCAACAGTCATACTACTCTTCtaaacatttttcttcttgaatATAGAATTAGTGGATTTCAGtaaaaattatggaaaaaattctatatgttgaaataaatttacatttaataatatactcaGCTTTGGCTCGGTTtgattataatatactccatttagtTGGATCTGCGTCGGAACGAAACAAGTGTGATTAAGTGAGTATTAGTTGAGATTTATGTAAAGGATACAATATTGAGATCCACATGTTTCAGACTGACCACAAATTATAATAACAAGTGCTTCCTTCGATCAAATAAGTTAATACAAATACTCGATGCAATATTAATCCACTCTAATTAAGTGTAGTGTCCACCTACAAATGTCAGTTCTAATAAtagaataagaaagaaaaaaagtaataaaaaaaaaccacaaCACACATTGGTACCTCCCCAGGCTAGCCACACAATTAATTTGCATTAGTAGGCCCAAATTTTGTAAAACATTGAATCAATTGCAACAGGCTCAAAGCCcatttgtgtttttctttaattcgGTTTGGTTTATTCGAGGTCTCGAGTGTTTTCaagttttcttattttcttgttattttttaaaaaatttagtgcagtactaattttgaaacaagtccaatttcaaaatgagaagtaaataatttgataatcaTTTAGAAGTTGAACCTTTAAATATGGGTATCGGAGTATGTCCTTAGCGCTTACTTAGGAGAAATAATGTAAGTAAATATTGAGTAGAAACTCAGTTTGTATACAATACGAGatcaagtaaaaaaaatgacatgcTTTTGTTATAATAAAACTCGTAAACTCTGGCGTAATAGTTGGCCCAAAATTCGTAGATTGAAGATTAGCCCAAGAAAGCGCCCGAAcatgttttattgttttttgtcGCAAATGCTATGAATTTCATATAAGTGATTAAAGTAAATTCAAAAGTATTTAACTCCATTtacttttcctttattttcttttttccaaataaaatttatcagtCAATTCCAATAATTCACTAGTACGTCAATTTTGTACGGTTTTTACATGTGTTTTTGCCCCCTTATAGTGAAATCATTAATTGTAGTGTATAATAAATCAACCAATTATGTAGACTTGTGTGGATGAAATTATGCAGCTTCAACATTGAATTAGAACACCtgaattatttttcacttttgaaAAATCCTAGTTTCGAATTTTCTTTAATGCACAAATTCCATATGCATACATtgcaaattcaattaaagagagtttttgactttttgtgATTATCATGAAGATAGTTTTTGGATACGAAGATGCATTTccggaaattaaaaaaaaaaaaaaaaaaaagggaaaattattTATCCTTCGAATGAGTGCCAACAGTAAAATGTAACACATGTCACAACAGATGTGGGGCCACGTGACTCCCCTAAGCACCAACCAAAGCGCATGAATGGAGCACGTGCATATCCCGCCACGTCATCCTCAGTAAGAAATATACACACATTTAGATATAGAAAACTATTGGATAGCTTTGAAAATGACAGGTCAGTTGAGAGGGGATTGCACATGCCCCCACtatcaaatactactactctACTTTTTGATAATATCACTATAGTATGGGTCATGGAAGTATAACCATATTGTATCATGTAACAATGCATACACACACCATACTAATAGGCAAACatcatagaaaaataataataatagtgatatCATACGAGTTAGGACCATCTCCAataattttgatcaaaatggttttcaattttgttctATTAGACTACAAATTTTGGTGCATACTAACAATATTCAACCGTGAAttaatcagaaaaaaaatgagtatatCAACGGAGGTGTGAAAGCAGCCCAAAATGGTTGacccaaataaaaaagaacTAAAGCTTGTTACGATCGACCCAATTAACCAATGTTTTTTcgttaattaatttacaaattacatgACTCTTCTCCAATAAAGAATGCCTGTGCATAATGaagtattttgtgttttcgATTTGGAAGTtgtatttttcctttttttttcacttttatggtACTCAAACAGTTAATGATAGTAATTCTTTCTTGCATCACAATCATTTACAGCAAATAAGTTCAATTCTTATCTCTCATGAATATTCTTACTACATCTAAAATGAGATTAAGAGTCTTGATTTTAAACACTTACTTTTTGCATCTAAAATGAGATTAAGTGTCTTGGTTGAGTAAacccatttttttaacaagacatgattataaaaaaaatacacatatgtcaaaaaattcataaactttttggcaaaaaataaGTGAGAGGACAACTCTGGCTTAACGTATTTGGTCTCAATAGAATGAATTATCACTATTAAGTTGTCCTGTTTGAAATAAGCATTGACATGTTTACATAAAcggaatataaatttaattatctaattaCAGCCCTTAATTACTCGTTTGGATTAATATTGCGCCCATACatgtaagaaaaattaaactcCAGCATTGATTAAACAAATGAATATCATAGCATTTGTTcaacaattattaattaagaagAGAGTGATGGCATGAATAGAAAAGGCATGAGGCATCCAATCTTGATGTTGAAGActtattctaaaaataaaataaagtgagaaAGGCAAAGATGGGCCACTTATTATAACTTGAAGCACGTGACTCCGTCACGAGAATGAGAGCGACGCACCGCCTGTAGCCTTTCACTCACGTGCCTATACAACTCTACCATATCTTAATCTATTATCTATGCCATTTTAATAGGTGTATTACCTATTATGAATATTAACACAATGCTTTGCCCATACCCAATGTcgttatcattatttttatactaatattaacaataataaattataaaaataatcataacaATTGGGTATAGGAACTTCATAACCCAATGTTTTGCCTATTACAGTTTgtgttatttccttttgaatGAGGTCGTTtataagtttaaaaaaatctatctACTATTGTGTCAACATAAGTTTATGTGTTTCTGATATAAGAGCTTATAATGTACATtagttaattcattttaatagtataagaGTTATGTTCATGTTCGTAATATATAATacataatgattttttttgtaatttactactactactataatataatgtatagagtcgtattttattttcgaataTTGATCATTAATATCAAGAATTATAACCAAATTATAGGTTTTCCCATAAACTTAAAACTTGGTcgaaaaaattatgaactttggtattggttttgattttccaaaatatcttaaatctAAATAGACATTATATTGTTGAAACTGATATCACATTAAAATCCATCCAAACTTTGATATTATCAAGTAGCGGGaggtttttaattaaatcctacGTATGTATgctttaatatatttttatgctgTAGTGATAGAGTTGTCTCCTAGCACTCCTAATGCTCTCTCTAAAAATTCTCTTATTTCTctctaactcctgccacatcagcgccaaaatttatccccagtttttagccaacttttagccaactgttttaatggtttctcccttatttctccctaactcaacatttcatttttacatcattactaatttaattgttttatttttgtatataataaagctagctaacTTATAAGACaagacaaataatagtaataaagttcgttgtattaaacacgagtaaaaaattacaacgacgaaaattaaaaaaaaaaataggggggaaattattttaaattaattattaaattttaaatttatagggggggaaattaaataaaaaaaaactatttttatcgccggattatcgcccacagtggtcggcgataatccggcgaatTTTCGGGATTCGGCGTTAATTCTACCGAATTaacgccggattatcgccgattcCTCCCCATTGCCGGCGAATTTTCGGCGATAAAACGCCGGATTTAACGCCGAGTGAATTGGAGTGCTCACCTGTTTGTGATTAAATacactctttattttaaaaactcgTTATAATAGatctacaaatattttaaaaactcgtTATAGCcccactttattatttatataatatatattactatgattagcatttcactaattttttcaatctaattattttacaattttaaaattctcgCCGAGTTAAAAGTGAGACATTTATTCATGCTCTGCCCAGATTATTCTATAGATTTCGGATTAGACTAAGATCCTTTGCATGTTAAACTAGAATCCATCTCATTTAAACCCGACCCTTATAATAGATTTTAGGTTACgtttgatatttaatttattagtacatTTTTTCGGATAGAGTCTCTAACTTATctattttcgtatttttttcaacttttattatctactccattttatattcttatgaAGGAGAAATTGTGATACGTTTCACTAAGACAAAGTTCGGATGCAACGGAGATGGGAACCACCACACGTGTGAGGTCAGGGTGGGCATGGTTGCGCGTGACTCTATCCTCTTACATTACGTTCCTTTTATACTTAAACCGAAAACtctattcaattatttactatatttactCATAATCTTACAAAATGTTGCTATTTAGGATTTGAAATAGACTGTAATCAGAATATCTCCTCGCATATGCTGTGattgtaaaatttatatcTCCTCGAATTCTTGACTATTTGTTGATTTAGTATCGAATAAAATAAGTGTAATCGATGTAAAATTTTGCAatagtgaaatatatattgataacACACGTCCAACATGTTGGGCCACAAGTTTCACGTACCTTAAGTGTATATAAAACCTTCCCCACATCCACTTAATTAGAACTCACACTACAACTACAATCGTCAACCAAAATCATGACCTTCTACCTAATTCCTTTGAAAAATTAACACCTCTATAATAACTTATTGCTACAACACTATTCTATGAACatctatctttttttttataaatttttctctggcaatatatattgataaatcAGCCTCAACGCTGAACAAGCATGGATATATATAGTCGATTTAAACCCGTGAAAGATActcatttcataatttcattgcGTTTTGCATTTTAGCTAATTTTGCATCATGACTAAagaaattagtatttttaaagaaGTAAGCAATTTGATAATTAGAAATTAGACGAGAACATTTTTACAACATCCCGTTTTACTAATTACAGTACcaacattttataatagaacAAAACATCCTAGTCACACGAgtgttatttttcattaattaaattaattccaatattAAAACGGAAAACCAATCAGTGACCGCACGCAATAGGGAATCAAAATGACGATAATGCCCCTGAGAGGGTAAAATAATGTACTATTGCGTTATGAAAGGGGGGTGGGGCCCCACCACATCACGGCATTAGTTGGCCACGTGATGGGTGAGGCAGACAATTTCTTTTGATCACGTGACTTTCCCCGCTTTTCACGGTGATTCCGCCACCTGTCCTATTACTgtaatacaaatattaaattcattaaaCATTGATATTATTATCCTAAACCGGAAAATAATGATTGTTAACTGATCCCTAAGCTGATACGATACCACTGCTGCGTTACAAGAGAATGTCCATGTTTCAGGGAAACTCCTTtaccttttcctttttattattttaatataaataattttgtttttgattattttatttttagttaaactCTTGATGTcaacatttatttaatctGTAAATGTGAAGGGGTATTTAGTTTCTTCATTGAAcctctttttaaataatattattgctTAAATTTTACCATgcatttttcaacaaatatgcgtaaaattgaattatagaAAATGACTGTCCTGTTTTAAAAAACAACTCCAATAATTGCACGTCAACATCGTAGTGTTGTGTGTTAAGCTGCCCCGGTTTGTAATGTGGACaattttgaagttttattttgtggcTTGTTTTTTGTCTTCTTCCTAATTCCACAAAAAACTATTTCACCATAGTTCAaacttttctctttctttatcttcactttttcaattttttttgttcattgcTTTAGAGTGTTCAGTTTAGAATTTTTGAGAGctcaaaaatttgaaatttaaataggTATTGCATTAATTATGCTATAAAATGCACTCTTCAACATATAAATCAACATAATTTCCCTCTTACTTTagtttgttttggtttttattttgaacCATTGATGCTAATCAACGGGAAGTATGCTTTCGTAATTTGTGGACATAAGTTTTGGAATAAAGTTTAGCATTTGCATCATTATAGACTTAATGCTAATATTGAAGACACGACATATTTCATGAGTAATTACTTGACACATGTCCCTCATTTTGTCAATATAGTCAACATGAAATCGTGAACTTGTCTAGATAATCCATTTATGACTTCATAATTATTGACTTAGCTGAAATCAAATTAGGGTATCATGCATGTTTCCTCTAGAGCTTATATAGTGTTAGTTGTAGATGTTAAATCAACTTAGGAAGTTGTAGCctatatcttaattaattaaacattgGATAATAAGTGgtcattttattcaatagGTCGGGTCATATGACACAGTAGATAAAAACGTTTATTTATTGTGCTATTTAATATATCGTGCAATAATGATTAGTACTGATGTCACATTTTCGTTTTGTTATGTTATTTCTATCTTCAtcccaaattaattttagtttaatataaagataattattgtttctatggtacagtagtactactactacatttgTCCCAAATTTAAGAATGAAATGttagttaaataaaattaatagcaATAATGAGGGAACCTTCTTAAggattttttagaattataaatTAGTGGTATTAACAATACAATTGTAAAACAATCGTAGATTTTTTAGAAATTCCATGTGGGCATAAGTGTCCCACTGTCTATTCCCCCTCCGTTGATCACTATCAGCGGCTGTAAATATGCttaaaaatatgtcaatatctTGTTAAACACAATTGTCTGGATAATGACtttagaaaaagaataatacaGTTTCCCACTTATCATGATGTTAAATTAAGCAGTTAACGCTGCAAATTGAACAATTATTTTACAGAATTAATAAATTCTTGAAGGCACAAATTACTGAATTTTGTATATTACCTACCCTATGTATggttaaaatatactcccttc
The genomic region above belongs to Salvia hispanica cultivar TCC Black 2014 chromosome 3, UniMelb_Shisp_WGS_1.0, whole genome shotgun sequence and contains:
- the LOC125216168 gene encoding gibberellin-regulated protein 14-like — translated: MASKGVLLVLACFLLINTKVSSDEENRFLSEVNNAYNKPPPPPPPPLPPVVKVTPPPPSPCPPPPPVAKASPPPPLPPPPPSPPRNTKECAPLCVVRCKNHSRKNICLRACVTCCARCKCVPPGQYGNREKCGKCYANMTTRGGKLKCP